In the genome of Ignavibacteriales bacterium, one region contains:
- a CDS encoding DUF2279 domain-containing protein, translating to MKIQIRIALVLLVVSTVFIHSQSDSEFVVRPVDKISDNSELKMSIRGTYHQSHYDSLLLMNFAVSNKIDPFDSEINYTALAGVGAITLGTGIAVHIYQRNAWWKDQRSSFHFTNDWDYALYIDKVGHFYGANLLAHLFSAGLEAGNIQSEQAAIYGSVAALAFQLYVEIEDGFGPNWGFSPGDAIADVLGSGYALGQYYFPYLKNFQFKFSYWPSQKMKDGTHKGNGIDDYEGQIYWLSLRMKNLLPKSVSEYWPAWLCLAGGMGVRNLDGIGGGQKEFYIAFDLDAEEIPLYGSGWQFVKNTLNYIHFPMPGIRVTPDAAFFVFTF from the coding sequence ATGAAAATTCAAATACGAATAGCTTTAGTTCTCTTAGTCGTGTCAACTGTTTTTATCCATTCACAGAGTGATAGTGAATTTGTAGTTCGTCCAGTCGATAAGATATCAGACAACAGCGAATTAAAAATGAGTATCAGAGGTACGTATCATCAATCCCACTATGATTCCTTATTGCTGATGAATTTCGCGGTATCAAATAAGATTGATCCATTCGACTCTGAAATAAACTATACAGCTCTTGCCGGAGTTGGGGCGATAACACTTGGAACAGGAATCGCGGTTCACATCTATCAAAGAAATGCCTGGTGGAAAGATCAGCGTTCTTCATTTCATTTTACAAATGATTGGGACTATGCTCTTTACATTGATAAGGTCGGACATTTTTATGGAGCTAATCTTTTAGCTCATCTTTTTTCTGCGGGATTGGAAGCAGGCAATATTCAATCAGAACAGGCGGCAATCTATGGAAGTGTAGCGGCACTCGCATTCCAATTATATGTTGAAATTGAAGATGGATTTGGTCCGAATTGGGGATTCAGTCCCGGCGATGCAATTGCCGATGTTTTAGGTTCAGGTTATGCATTAGGACAATATTATTTTCCATACCTCAAAAACTTTCAGTTTAAATTCAGTTACTGGCCATCACAAAAAATGAAAGACGGTACACATAAAGGTAATGGAATTGATGACTATGAAGGTCAGATCTATTGGCTGAGTTTAAGAATGAAAAATCTTCTTCCCAAATCAGTATCAGAGTACTGGCCTGCGTGGCTATGTTTAGCAGGCGGAATGGGTGTGCGCAATCTTGATGGAATCGGCGGCGGACAAAAAGAATTTTATATAGCTTTTGATCTTGATGCCGAGGAGATTCCACTTTACGGAAGCGGATGGCAGTTTGTAAAGAATACTCTAAACTATATTCACTTTCCGATGCCGGGAATAAGAGTTACTCCTGACGCAGCATTTTTCGTTTTTACTTTTTAG
- a CDS encoding glycosyltransferase, which yields MKYSIIIPTLNEEKLLPGLLGEIHSPELRKKYEYEIILSDGGSTDRTIELALDKADIIKVHRDMEKQNIAMGRNVGAYLADGDVLIFLNGDVLTMNAENFFRYLDDKFYKSDFVAMTCKVKVFPSEEIISDKLFHSIYNLYFYLLNVFGVGMGRGECQVIRKEIFYQVNGNNESLAAGEDFDLFKRIRKHGKIFFSNELCIYESPRRYRKFGYSGVSFSWIKNSLSIIFKNRSISKEWEQVR from the coding sequence TTGAAATACAGTATAATTATACCGACATTGAATGAGGAAAAACTTTTGCCAGGGTTGCTTGGCGAAATTCATAGCCCGGAATTAAGAAAAAAATATGAATACGAAATAATTCTTTCCGATGGAGGAAGCACCGACAGGACGATAGAACTTGCACTTGATAAAGCTGATATTATCAAAGTCCATCGTGATATGGAAAAGCAAAACATAGCTATGGGACGGAATGTCGGAGCGTATCTGGCCGATGGAGATGTCCTGATATTTCTTAACGGCGATGTACTGACAATGAATGCTGAAAATTTTTTCCGGTACCTTGATGATAAATTTTATAAAAGTGATTTCGTTGCAATGACATGTAAAGTAAAGGTTTTTCCGTCCGAAGAAATTATTTCGGATAAACTTTTCCACTCAATTTATAATTTATACTTCTACCTGCTTAATGTTTTCGGTGTTGGTATGGGAAGAGGCGAATGCCAGGTTATACGAAAAGAAATATTTTATCAGGTGAACGGGAATAATGAATCACTCGCTGCTGGCGAAGATTTTGATTTATTCAAGCGAATACGAAAACACGGAAAAATATTTTTCTCAAATGAATTATGCATCTATGAATCTCCAAGACGTTACAGGAAGTTTGGCTATTCAGGTGTATCTTTTTCGTGGATTAAAAACTCTTTATCAATCATTTTTAAAAACAGATCCATCTCAAAAGAATGGGAACAAGTTAGATAA
- the acpS gene encoding holo-ACP synthase — MVIGIGVDIIEIDRIKDSVDRFGERFLNKIYTKHELDYCLSKSNKYQHLAARFAAKEAVAKALATGWNKEFRWQNIEITNEPNGMPVVELTGKLKTFLSEDKSLKITMSHSRDYVVCMAIIYKENGKN, encoded by the coding sequence ATGGTAATAGGAATTGGTGTTGACATAATTGAGATAGACAGGATAAAAGATTCTGTTGACAGGTTTGGTGAACGTTTCCTGAATAAAATTTATACGAAGCACGAACTTGACTATTGCCTGAGCAAAAGCAATAAGTATCAGCATCTTGCAGCGAGGTTTGCCGCAAAAGAAGCGGTCGCAAAAGCATTGGCAACAGGATGGAATAAAGAATTCCGCTGGCAGAATATTGAAATAACAAATGAACCCAACGGAATGCCTGTCGTTGAACTTACGGGTAAATTAAAGACTTTTCTTTCTGAAGATAAAAGCCTGAAGATAACAATGAGTCACTCACGTGATTATGTTGTTTGCATGGCTATTATTTATAAGGAGAATGGGAAAAATTAA
- the ggt gene encoding gamma-glutamyltransferase has translation MTHIYSKLFLSLYLFLNLSLNFSISNAQTISENGMVSSASELASQVGVNILKKGGNAIDAAVAVGFALAVTYPSAGNIGGGGFMVIHFADGKQTTIDYREKAPLSSYEKMFLDSLGNYDVTYSSEGPKSVAIPGSVAGLLYALKKYGTLSLDEVIQPAIDLAEYGFLLDSSLACSFQYMREEFRRYESSLKIFSVKGEYFFPGDNFRQTDLAKTLRLIKENGADGFYKGEVADLFIKQINSFGGNVTHEDLLQYKPVEREPVVGYYKGLKVVSMGPPSSGGISLIQMLNTIENFNFTKEERGSSKYIHTLVEAMKYSFADRSLHAADEDFFPVPKQWLISDAYGKQIAERIGEFAITSDSIKPGTPEYWGESDETTHYSVIDVYGNAVSTTTTINSSYGSKIVVEGAGFLLNNEMDDFSSKPGEPNQFGLVGNVANAIQPAKRMVSSMTPTIILKDEKPYLIVGSPGGSTIPTVVLQVILNCVNFNMNIKDAIDAARIHHQWLPDKIDYEILSLTPETLNSLIERGQIIGDERSLGRVDGILIDQSTGTIYGWSDSRGYGKAIGY, from the coding sequence TTGACGCATATATATTCTAAACTATTTCTTTCTCTTTATCTTTTTCTTAATCTTTCTCTGAATTTCTCCATATCAAATGCTCAAACCATTTCTGAAAACGGAATGGTTTCATCTGCAAGCGAACTTGCATCACAGGTTGGTGTAAATATTTTAAAAAAAGGAGGCAACGCAATCGATGCGGCTGTGGCTGTTGGATTCGCGCTTGCAGTAACATATCCTTCAGCAGGGAATATTGGCGGTGGCGGATTTATGGTTATTCATTTTGCCGATGGTAAACAAACCACGATTGATTACCGCGAAAAAGCTCCTTTGTCCTCTTATGAAAAAATGTTTTTAGATTCACTTGGGAATTATGATGTTACTTACAGCAGTGAAGGTCCGAAGTCAGTTGCAATTCCCGGGAGTGTTGCAGGACTTCTTTATGCTCTAAAAAAGTATGGAACTCTTTCTCTCGATGAAGTTATTCAACCCGCAATTGATCTTGCTGAATATGGATTTTTACTTGATTCCTCTCTTGCATGTTCGTTTCAATATATGCGTGAAGAATTCAGACGCTATGAATCTTCTTTAAAAATATTTTCAGTGAAAGGAGAATATTTTTTCCCGGGTGATAATTTCAGGCAGACTGACCTGGCAAAAACTCTAAGGTTGATAAAAGAAAATGGTGCTGATGGTTTTTATAAAGGTGAAGTAGCTGATCTTTTTATCAAGCAAATAAATTCATTTGGCGGAAATGTAACTCACGAAGATCTGCTTCAGTACAAACCTGTTGAGCGCGAACCTGTTGTTGGGTATTACAAAGGATTGAAAGTTGTAAGTATGGGTCCACCGAGCAGCGGTGGTATAAGTTTAATTCAAATGTTAAACACAATTGAAAATTTTAATTTCACTAAAGAAGAACGGGGAAGCAGTAAGTACATCCACACATTAGTTGAAGCGATGAAATATTCATTCGCAGACAGGTCATTGCATGCGGCTGATGAAGATTTTTTTCCCGTTCCAAAACAATGGCTTATCTCTGATGCTTACGGAAAACAAATTGCAGAACGAATAGGTGAGTTTGCGATTACTTCAGATTCAATTAAACCGGGAACACCTGAATATTGGGGTGAATCAGATGAAACAACACATTACTCAGTAATCGATGTTTATGGAAACGCTGTGAGCACAACCACTACTATCAATTCATCTTACGGTTCTAAAATAGTTGTTGAAGGCGCGGGATTTTTACTTAACAATGAAATGGATGACTTCAGTTCAAAGCCTGGCGAACCAAATCAGTTTGGTTTAGTTGGTAATGTTGCAAATGCAATTCAACCAGCTAAACGAATGGTAAGCTCAATGACACCAACAATAATTTTGAAAGACGAAAAACCATATTTGATAGTCGGCTCTCCCGGTGGTTCAACAATACCAACGGTTGTGTTACAGGTGATTTTAAATTGTGTGAACTTCAATATGAATATTAAAGACGCAATTGATGCAGCAAGAATTCATCATCAATGGCTGCCGGATAAGATTGATTACGAGATTCTAAGTCTCACTCCCGAAACTCTAAACAGTTTGATTGAACGCGGACAAATAATCGGGGATGAGAGATCACTCGGTCGTGTTGATGGGATTCTTATCGATCAATCAACCGGAACAATATATGGCTGGAGTGATTCACGCGGATATGGAAAAGCAATCGGTTATTAA
- the dacB gene encoding D-alanyl-D-alanine carboxypeptidase/D-alanyl-D-alanine-endopeptidase → MAVKRAYSSLLVLFLFTSLYAQEDTVIRIDTVVQQEKYTTVQEFWSQMDDLFNDPNFSNANWGVVIQSLETGEFLYKRNENKFFMPASNLKLFTSAAALILLGGDYTFETNVYLNGKIDGSILMGDLIVEGKGDPTISGRFHNNDMLRVYKSWADSLIEQGIDEITGNIIGDDNHFDDIGLGDGWAWNYESYWYAAPSGAISFNDNCVDIYVTVDKESSIPRIDISPVTKYVIIINDVTAVPDDSLTSIDVYRERGTNVVNVLGTIRMSDSVKTFVTVNNPTQYAMVTVKDVLQSKGIAVDGYPIDIDDINTTLNYDSMKKLTTHYSQPLREILKVINKNSNNFYAEQLLKTLGLVEDNQGTSVNGIKALLSILSEMGINPENIMIKDGSGLSPQNYISPRQMVNLLTYMYKSKYFVDFFNSLPIAGIDGTLGKRMTSSLAKGKVRAKTGYLSTVRSLSGYAFTADDEPIAFSIIVNNFNVPVKLAENLQDLVCLRLASLKRK, encoded by the coding sequence ATGGCAGTTAAACGGGCATATAGTTCATTATTAGTTTTATTCCTGTTCACATCCTTGTATGCACAGGAGGACACTGTTATCAGGATTGATACTGTAGTGCAGCAGGAAAAATACACAACTGTTCAGGAGTTCTGGTCGCAGATGGATGACTTATTTAATGATCCGAATTTCAGCAATGCAAACTGGGGTGTTGTTATTCAGTCATTAGAGACAGGTGAATTTCTTTACAAGAGGAATGAAAATAAATTTTTTATGCCTGCCTCTAATCTTAAACTTTTTACTTCAGCGGCTGCATTAATTTTACTTGGCGGAGATTATACATTCGAAACAAATGTTTACTTGAATGGAAAGATAGATGGTTCGATTCTTATGGGCGATCTGATAGTCGAAGGAAAAGGTGATCCGACTATTTCCGGAAGGTTCCATAATAATGATATGCTGAGAGTTTATAAATCCTGGGCAGATTCATTAATTGAACAGGGCATTGATGAGATAACAGGTAATATAATTGGTGATGATAATCACTTTGATGATATTGGTCTTGGTGACGGCTGGGCGTGGAATTATGAAAGTTACTGGTATGCTGCACCATCGGGTGCTATATCTTTTAATGATAACTGCGTGGATATTTATGTAACGGTTGATAAAGAGTCTTCAATACCGAGAATTGATATATCGCCTGTGACAAAATATGTCATCATCATTAATGATGTTACAGCGGTGCCTGATGATTCATTAACATCAATTGATGTATACAGGGAAAGAGGAACCAACGTAGTAAATGTTCTCGGTACAATACGCATGAGTGATTCGGTTAAAACTTTTGTAACTGTGAACAACCCGACTCAGTACGCAATGGTCACAGTGAAGGATGTGCTTCAATCAAAAGGAATTGCTGTTGACGGCTACCCGATTGACATTGATGATATAAACACGACATTAAATTATGATTCAATGAAAAAGCTCACGACACATTATTCGCAGCCTCTAAGAGAAATACTTAAAGTGATAAACAAGAACAGCAATAATTTTTACGCTGAGCAGTTATTAAAAACTCTTGGACTGGTTGAAGATAATCAGGGTACATCTGTAAACGGTATCAAAGCATTGTTAAGCATACTTTCAGAGATGGGTATCAATCCGGAAAATATAATGATAAAAGATGGCAGCGGATTGTCACCGCAAAATTATATAAGTCCGCGTCAGATGGTAAACCTTTTAACCTATATGTATAAAAGTAAATACTTCGTTGACTTTTTTAATTCATTACCTATTGCAGGCATTGACGGCACACTTGGAAAAAGAATGACATCAAGCCTTGCCAAAGGTAAGGTAAGAGCAAAAACAGGATACTTATCGACGGTAAGAAGTTTATCCGGCTATGCTTTTACTGCGGATGATGAACCGATTGCATTTTCAATAATCGTAAACAATTTTAATGTGCCCGTTAAGCTGGCAGAAAATTTACAGGATCTGGTGTGCTTAAGACTGGCAAGCTTAAAGAGGAAATAA
- the scpB gene encoding SMC-Scp complex subunit ScpB, with protein sequence MEKIYNSVIEALIFASDDPLPDDEIIKAIKGIDGEDVSVTAEEIETCVEELNKKYEEFSLSYKILKVAGGYLFATLPEYSKYLGFLSSEKSKRRLSQAALETLAIIAYKQPVTKPDLEQIRGVNSDYILNTLLEKNLVAITGRTETIGRPLLYGTTPEFLKYFGLNKLSDLPKPREIEEIMNDEDFIEQKQKIMMNLIEDSVQNEMQEENGDTDQTE encoded by the coding sequence ATGGAAAAAATATATAACTCAGTAATTGAAGCTCTTATCTTTGCATCAGATGATCCGCTACCGGATGATGAAATTATTAAAGCAATAAAAGGTATTGATGGTGAAGATGTTTCGGTTACTGCTGAAGAGATTGAGACTTGCGTAGAAGAACTGAATAAAAAATATGAAGAGTTCAGCCTTTCATATAAGATTTTAAAGGTTGCCGGCGGTTATTTGTTTGCAACACTGCCGGAGTATTCAAAGTATCTTGGTTTTCTTTCTTCTGAAAAATCAAAAAGAAGACTAAGCCAGGCAGCCCTTGAAACCCTTGCTATTATTGCTTACAAACAGCCTGTGACAAAACCTGACCTTGAGCAGATACGCGGTGTTAACTCGGATTATATTCTTAACACTCTTCTGGAGAAAAATCTTGTCGCGATAACAGGCAGAACAGAAACAATAGGTCGTCCTTTACTTTATGGAACAACTCCGGAATTCCTGAAGTACTTCGGATTGAATAAGCTGAGTGACTTGCCGAAGCCAAGAGAAATTGAAGAGATAATGAATGATGAAGACTTTATCGAACAGAAGCAAAAAATTATGATGAACCTGATAGAAGATTCTGTTCAAAATGAAATGCAGGAAGAGAACGGTGACACAGATCAGACTGAATAA
- the trpS gene encoding tryptophan--tRNA ligase — protein sequence MHKKRILSGMRPTGKLHIGHYVGALENWIKLQQEYDNYYLIADYHALTTSLNTDELYENSIQMLIDWLAAGLDPVHCPMFRQSQIKEHTELSLIFGMLISVNRLERNPTLKDQVRDLNIDNIIFGHLGYPVLQTADILLYKGAAVPVGEDQVPHIEISREIARRFNNQYGEVFPEPEPLLTKFSRLPGLDGNAKMSKSLGNTILLSDDIETVKAKMKKAVTDPNKVRKGDPGNPEICLVFSYHKKFNEEEVPEINSGCRSGSLGCFDCKMKCASKISERLQPIIEKRHYYESRISEVENILHDGEYKGRAVAQATMKEVRERMKLG from the coding sequence ATGCACAAAAAACGAATACTTAGCGGAATGCGCCCGACCGGTAAACTTCATATCGGTCATTATGTCGGCGCACTGGAAAACTGGATAAAACTTCAGCAGGAATATGATAATTACTACCTGATTGCGGATTATCACGCATTAACAACCAGTCTTAACACTGATGAACTTTATGAAAACTCAATTCAGATGCTGATTGACTGGCTTGCCGCAGGACTTGATCCTGTGCATTGCCCGATGTTCCGTCAATCACAAATAAAAGAACATACCGAGCTTAGTTTGATTTTTGGAATGCTGATCTCAGTCAACCGTCTTGAACGAAATCCAACATTAAAGGACCAGGTACGTGACCTTAATATCGATAATATAATTTTTGGACATCTTGGATATCCTGTACTTCAAACGGCTGACATTCTATTGTACAAAGGTGCCGCTGTTCCTGTTGGTGAAGATCAGGTTCCGCATATCGAAATATCACGAGAGATTGCGAGAAGATTTAACAACCAGTACGGCGAAGTTTTTCCCGAACCTGAACCATTGCTGACAAAATTTTCAAGACTTCCGGGTCTTGATGGAAACGCCAAGATGAGTAAATCACTCGGCAATACAATTTTGCTTTCAGATGATATAGAAACCGTTAAAGCAAAAATGAAAAAAGCTGTGACCGATCCCAACAAAGTAAGAAAGGGTGATCCGGGAAATCCTGAAATCTGTCTCGTGTTTTCATATCACAAAAAATTTAATGAAGAAGAAGTTCCTGAAATAAATTCGGGATGCCGTTCAGGTTCACTTGGCTGTTTTGATTGTAAGATGAAATGCGCTTCAAAAATTTCTGAGAGACTTCAGCCGATAATTGAGAAACGGCATTATTATGAATCAAGGATTTCTGAAGTAGAAAATATTCTGCACGACGGGGAATACAAAGGAAGAGCAGTTGCTCAGGCAACTATGAAAGAAGTCAGAGAAAGAATGAAGTTAGGTTAA
- a CDS encoding HNH endonuclease, producing the protein MNAKVLILNQSYEPLTVCNIKKAIVLIYLGKAEIVVRDDRKEVRSVSSGYPWPSIIRLSRFISVPYKKVVLTRKNILRRDQYKCAYCGRSDLPLTIDHVLPKAQGGVDSWENLVSACTYCNNKKGDRTPKEANMNMLYQPFKPSHIMFIKHVVGKLDENWKPYLYLS; encoded by the coding sequence CTGAATGCAAAAGTGCTTATACTAAATCAAAGTTACGAACCATTAACTGTTTGCAATATCAAAAAAGCTATAGTACTGATTTACCTGGGCAAAGCAGAAATCGTTGTCCGCGATGATAGAAAAGAAGTCAGATCAGTCAGCAGCGGCTACCCCTGGCCGAGTATAATAAGACTCAGCCGTTTCATTTCTGTCCCTTATAAAAAAGTTGTACTTACAAGAAAAAATATTCTTCGCAGGGATCAATATAAGTGTGCCTACTGCGGCAGAAGTGATTTGCCGTTAACTATTGATCACGTTCTTCCTAAAGCGCAGGGAGGTGTCGACTCCTGGGAAAATCTCGTCAGTGCCTGCACTTATTGTAATAACAAAAAAGGCGACAGAACTCCGAAGGAAGCTAATATGAATATGCTGTACCAGCCGTTTAAGCCAAGTCATATTATGTTTATCAAACACGTTGTAGGTAAACTTGATGAGAACTGGAAACCGTACCTTTACCTTTCTTAG
- a CDS encoding segregation/condensation protein A — MYKIKLDHFEGPLDLLLFFIKRDELNIYDIPIAKITKEFLEYVNLIKLLDLEVAGDFILMASTLMHIKVRMLLPREVDEKGEEIDPRAELIQALLEYKKYKEMSEELSFFESNQRKLSYRGNFSEDEKVAPSEYEILLKNVTVYDLAKAFKKAIDGVKQVVVHEIKKINVTIDEQIDFIMNSIGSGNEIHFLSLVNEMKEKIRIVITFIALLELVKVERIGIRESTNFNDFVIYKLEDGKNI; from the coding sequence ATGTACAAGATTAAGTTAGATCACTTTGAAGGTCCGCTTGATTTACTTTTATTCTTCATCAAAAGAGATGAACTGAATATTTATGACATTCCTATCGCAAAGATCACAAAAGAATTTCTGGAGTATGTGAACCTGATAAAACTTCTTGACCTGGAAGTTGCAGGCGATTTTATTCTTATGGCTTCGACACTGATGCACATAAAAGTAAGAATGCTTCTGCCAAGAGAGGTTGATGAGAAGGGTGAAGAGATTGATCCACGTGCAGAGCTTATACAGGCTCTACTTGAATATAAAAAGTATAAAGAAATGTCTGAAGAACTTTCTTTCTTTGAATCTAATCAACGCAAGCTAAGTTACCGGGGAAATTTTTCTGAAGATGAAAAAGTTGCGCCGTCGGAATATGAAATACTATTAAAGAACGTCACAGTATATGATCTTGCCAAAGCTTTTAAGAAAGCGATTGATGGCGTTAAACAGGTAGTCGTTCACGAAATCAAAAAGATAAATGTAACCATTGATGAACAGATTGATTTTATAATGAACAGCATCGGATCGGGAAATGAAATTCATTTTCTTTCACTTGTAAATGAGATGAAAGAAAAAATCCGCATTGTTATAACCTTCATAGCTTTGCTTGAACTTGTAAAAGTTGAGCGTATAGGAATTCGTGAATCGACAAACTTTAATGATTTTGTAATTTATAAGTTGGAAGATGGAAAAAATATATAA
- the lysS gene encoding lysine--tRNA ligase, with translation MENEIQQDINVLIKRRFEELEELKAKGIEPFAYSFDVNSNSEEIKKSFVDGESKDVSIAGRIMAIRRMGKASFAHIRDHKGTIQIYLKKDEIGEMYDAFRLLDIGDIIGVEGFVFKTKTGEISVHTRKLSLLSKSLRPLPVPKETTDEAGNKTIHDQFVDKELRYRQRYVDLVVNHEIKDVFIKRSKIISSIRSFLDASGYLEVETPVLQPLYGGAAARPFVTHHNTLDVDLYLRIADELYLKRLIVGGFNGVYEISKDFRNEGMDKTHNPEFTMMELYVPYKDYEWMMNYVEQMLLKVCDDVFATREFDFEGQKINFTSSWKRISMVDAIKEKAGVDILTASVDELKATAKKLGIDLKHIEGRAKLMDEIFSVVVQPDLIQPTYIIDYPVELSPLAKKHRSKPGVTERFEGYIAGREICNAFSELNDPIDQKDRFMGQVKMREEGDEEAHQIDEDFIRALEYGMPPTAGLGVGIDRLVMLLTNQSSIRDVIFFPQMKPEVKG, from the coding sequence GTGGAGAACGAAATCCAGCAGGATATTAATGTACTTATCAAAAGACGATTTGAAGAATTAGAAGAATTAAAAGCTAAAGGTATTGAACCATTCGCGTATTCATTTGATGTTAACTCAAATTCGGAAGAAATAAAAAAATCATTTGTCGATGGAGAATCAAAAGACGTAAGCATAGCCGGAAGAATTATGGCTATAAGAAGAATGGGCAAAGCATCATTCGCTCATATACGCGATCACAAAGGAACGATACAGATTTATCTCAAGAAAGATGAAATCGGTGAAATGTATGACGCGTTCAGACTGCTTGATATCGGTGATATAATAGGTGTTGAAGGATTTGTATTCAAAACAAAAACCGGTGAGATTTCTGTCCACACAAGAAAACTTTCACTGCTTTCAAAATCACTCCGACCGCTTCCGGTTCCTAAAGAAACAACAGATGAAGCAGGTAATAAAACAATTCACGATCAGTTTGTTGATAAAGAACTACGTTACCGTCAGCGTTATGTCGACCTGGTTGTAAATCACGAAATAAAAGATGTATTTATAAAAAGAAGTAAGATCATTTCCTCCATTAGAAGTTTTCTTGATGCAAGCGGTTACCTTGAAGTTGAAACACCCGTACTTCAACCGTTATACGGCGGGGCAGCTGCAAGACCTTTCGTAACACATCACAACACCCTTGATGTTGATCTATATCTAAGAATTGCTGATGAACTTTACCTGAAAAGATTAATCGTCGGCGGATTTAACGGCGTGTATGAAATCTCCAAAGATTTCAGAAATGAAGGAATGGATAAAACCCACAACCCCGAATTCACAATGATGGAATTATACGTTCCTTATAAAGACTACGAATGGATGATGAACTATGTTGAACAAATGTTATTAAAAGTTTGTGATGATGTTTTCGCTACACGAGAATTTGATTTCGAAGGGCAGAAAATAAATTTCACATCATCCTGGAAACGAATTTCAATGGTTGATGCGATAAAAGAAAAAGCAGGTGTAGATATTCTGACTGCTTCTGTTGATGAATTAAAAGCCACAGCAAAAAAACTTGGCATTGATCTTAAACATATTGAAGGCAGGGCAAAACTGATGGACGAAATTTTCAGTGTTGTTGTTCAGCCTGATTTAATTCAGCCGACCTATATTATTGATTATCCCGTTGAACTTTCTCCTTTAGCAAAAAAACATCGAAGCAAACCCGGTGTCACCGAAAGATTCGAAGGTTATATTGCCGGTCGTGAAATATGTAATGCATTCTCTGAACTGAACGATCCTATTGATCAGAAAGATAGATTTATGGGACAGGTGAAAATGCGGGAAGAGGGAGACGAGGAAGCTCACCAGATTGATGAAGATTTTATTCGCGCACTTGAATATGGAATGCCCCCGACCGCAGGTCTCGGTGTAGGAATTGACAGGCTTGTTATGCTTTTAACTAATCAATCATCAATACGTGATGTAATTTTTTTCCCGCAGATGAAACCGGAAGTAAAGGGATAA
- a CDS encoding rRNA pseudouridine synthase, translating to MRLNKYIADCGVASRRKAEELIIQGRVAINENIILELSSKVDPEKDIVTIDGEKISQKRHVYILLNKPRGVVTTTSDEKNRKTVLDVIKSKEKVFPVGRLDYNTTGVLLLTNDGDFSYLLTHPSNNVPREYEVKLDKPLSDDDKQSLLKGVYIEGKKGKFTSVSFPYKKDKYYVNVVSVEGRNHFVKNMFSTLNYTVTSLNRKSFAGIVADIPVGSYRNMTQTEINGVLKRYGS from the coding sequence ATCAGACTGAATAAATACATCGCTGATTGTGGTGTAGCATCAAGACGTAAAGCGGAAGAACTGATAATTCAGGGTCGCGTTGCTATAAATGAGAATATTATTCTTGAATTGTCTTCAAAGGTAGATCCCGAAAAAGATATTGTAACAATTGACGGAGAAAAGATTTCTCAGAAACGTCACGTTTACATTCTTCTCAACAAACCCCGGGGCGTCGTTACAACAACATCTGATGAAAAAAACAGGAAGACAGTTCTTGATGTAATCAAATCAAAAGAAAAAGTTTTTCCGGTTGGAAGACTAGATTATAATACAACTGGAGTTTTACTGCTTACTAATGACGGGGATTTTTCCTACTTGCTTACACATCCGAGTAATAATGTTCCAAGAGAGTATGAAGTTAAATTAGACAAACCACTTTCGGATGATGACAAACAATCGTTGCTCAAAGGTGTTTACATTGAAGGCAAGAAAGGGAAATTCACATCGGTGAGTTTTCCATACAAGAAAGATAAATATTATGTGAATGTAGTTTCGGTTGAAGGTAGAAATCATTTTGTGAAAAATATGTTTTCAACTTTAAACTATACTGTCACTTCACTTAATAGGAAAAGTTTTGCGGGAATTGTTGCGGATATACCTGTCGGCTCATACAGAAATATGACACAAACAGAAATCAACGGAGTGTTAAAAAGATATGGCAGTTAA